A single window of Candidatus Finniella inopinata DNA harbors:
- the mutS gene encoding DNA mismatch repair protein MutS — protein MSSSESPTPMMQQYWRVKEQHPDSLLFYRMGDFYELFYDDAVTAAADLDIALTKRGKTDGQDIPMCGVPVHSHEVYLAKLIQKGHKVAICEQLESPQAAKERGAKGPLRRDVVRIVTSGTLTEDGLLPTKTYNFLIALSPVHKNTVGVAAVDLSTGYFTVESTNPKNLATVLARLEPAEIVLPDSLLQHPDLFETFGLWKKKLSPLPLARFDLENARHRLEKLYAVKTLQAFGDLNPSEWQAAGAVVDYLHITQKQTLTHIQPPRLILDQSFLVIDTATRRSLELTRTQNGDYKGSLLDCINRTVTAAGSRLLAQQLSSPLLDVDAINQRLDQVAFFMDHADLRHQVRDLLKQCPDAERALTRLSMGRGGPRDLGALRQTVRQALTLESFWQGDHPFKMWVQALGGHADIYDLLRQALSDELPLLARDGGFTAPGYNQQLDHFRQLRDNSRQLVQNLQQQYIQNTGIATLKIRHNHVLGYHIDISPSHAPKVPQDFIHRQSLASSLRYTTVELNELEKAIESAASQAVTLELSLFEQLVQAIQSHHQPLLALANALAGFDGACSLAEVASQRSYTRPILDKSLTFKLTQARHPVVEQALQDNTFVANDTHFHDKRRLFLITGPNMAGKSTYLRQNALVAILAQMGSFVPAQAAHIGVVDRIFSRVGAADDLAAGQSTFMVEMVETATILHQATARSLVILDEIGRGTATYDGLAIAWAVTEALYHQNQSRTLFATHYHELTRLTETLPNLDCLTMRIQEDQGRVVFLHQVISGCADKSYGVHVAALAGLPANVVTRAQQLLETFESQPQPAQRQLTIPLSKPVVPVSKVEQELKALDLDSLTPREALDVLYRLRQGGD, from the coding sequence ATGTCTTCTTCTGAATCACCAACACCTATGATGCAACAGTACTGGCGGGTCAAGGAACAACATCCAGATTCCTTGTTATTTTATCGCATGGGCGACTTTTACGAGTTATTTTATGATGATGCGGTAACAGCCGCGGCGGATCTGGATATTGCGCTTACCAAACGGGGAAAAACCGATGGGCAAGATATTCCCATGTGTGGCGTGCCGGTCCATTCACACGAGGTGTATTTGGCCAAGCTTATTCAAAAGGGGCATAAAGTTGCCATTTGCGAACAATTGGAAAGCCCCCAGGCTGCGAAAGAACGGGGCGCTAAGGGGCCGCTTCGGCGGGATGTGGTGCGAATTGTCACCAGCGGAACGTTAACGGAAGATGGTCTTTTACCCACCAAAACCTATAATTTTCTGATTGCCCTTTCGCCTGTTCACAAAAACACCGTCGGCGTGGCGGCCGTTGATTTATCCACCGGTTACTTCACGGTGGAAAGTACAAATCCTAAAAATCTGGCCACGGTCTTGGCACGCCTTGAGCCGGCCGAGATTGTGCTGCCTGATTCCCTGTTGCAGCACCCTGATTTGTTTGAAACCTTTGGCCTTTGGAAAAAGAAGCTGAGTCCTTTGCCGCTGGCACGTTTTGATTTGGAAAATGCCCGTCACCGTTTGGAAAAGCTTTATGCGGTGAAAACGTTGCAGGCGTTTGGTGATTTAAACCCCAGCGAATGGCAGGCGGCCGGAGCCGTGGTTGATTACCTGCACATTACCCAAAAACAAACGTTAACCCATATTCAACCCCCGCGCCTAATTTTGGACCAAAGCTTTTTGGTGATTGATACGGCCACCCGTCGCAGTTTGGAATTAACCCGCACCCAAAATGGTGATTATAAGGGCAGCCTGCTGGACTGCATCAATCGCACGGTGACTGCGGCCGGTTCGCGCCTGTTGGCGCAACAGTTAAGCTCGCCTTTGCTGGATGTGGATGCCATCAACCAACGTCTTGATCAAGTGGCGTTTTTTATGGATCATGCTGATTTACGGCATCAAGTTCGCGATTTGTTAAAACAATGCCCAGATGCGGAACGGGCGTTAACACGCCTTTCCATGGGGCGGGGTGGTCCGCGCGATTTAGGGGCGCTGAGGCAAACGGTGCGACAAGCTTTGACTTTGGAAAGCTTTTGGCAAGGGGATCATCCTTTTAAAATGTGGGTGCAGGCTTTAGGTGGGCATGCAGATATTTATGACTTACTTCGTCAGGCTTTAAGCGATGAATTGCCTCTGTTGGCCCGCGATGGAGGGTTTACGGCGCCAGGCTACAACCAGCAACTGGATCATTTTCGCCAATTGCGCGACAACAGCCGTCAGTTAGTTCAAAACCTTCAACAGCAATATATTCAAAATACAGGCATTGCGACCCTTAAGATTCGTCACAATCATGTGCTGGGGTATCACATCGACATTAGTCCCAGCCACGCGCCCAAGGTGCCACAGGATTTTATTCATCGGCAATCATTGGCCTCAAGCCTGCGGTATACAACCGTGGAGCTGAACGAGTTGGAAAAGGCCATTGAGTCGGCGGCCAGTCAGGCCGTGACCTTGGAGTTATCTTTGTTTGAGCAACTTGTGCAGGCCATCCAATCGCATCATCAACCCCTGCTGGCGTTGGCCAATGCTTTGGCGGGGTTCGATGGGGCATGCAGTTTGGCAGAGGTCGCCAGCCAGCGGAGTTACACGCGTCCCATCCTTGACAAATCTCTGACATTCAAACTGACCCAGGCCCGTCACCCAGTTGTTGAACAAGCATTGCAGGATAATACATTCGTTGCCAATGATACCCATTTCCATGATAAGCGGCGGCTTTTTCTGATAACGGGGCCGAACATGGCGGGGAAAAGCACGTATTTGCGCCAAAATGCGTTGGTGGCGATTTTGGCTCAGATGGGTTCTTTTGTGCCAGCCCAAGCGGCTCATATAGGGGTTGTTGATCGGATCTTTAGCCGCGTTGGGGCCGCCGATGACTTGGCAGCAGGGCAAAGTACGTTCATGGTTGAGATGGTCGAAACCGCCACGATTTTGCATCAGGCGACAGCGCGTTCATTGGTGATTTTAGATGAAATCGGGCGGGGAACTGCCACCTATGACGGATTGGCAATTGCTTGGGCCGTGACCGAGGCGTTGTACCACCAAAACCAGTCGCGCACATTATTTGCCACCCATTATCATGAATTAACTCGCCTGACGGAAACGCTGCCCAACTTGGACTGTCTAACCATGCGCATTCAAGAAGACCAGGGTCGGGTTGTGTTTTTGCATCAGGTGATCAGTGGCTGCGCCGATAAGTCGTATGGGGTGCATGTGGCGGCCCTGGCTGGCCTACCAGCCAACGTTGTAACTCGTGCTCAGCAATTGTTGGAAACTTTTGAAAGCCAGCCGCAGCCTGCCCAGCGCCAACTAACTATTCCTTTATCTAAGCCCGTTGTTCCTGTTTCAAAGGTGGAGCAGGAACTTAAGGCGCTGGACCTTGATAGTCTAACCCCCCGAGAGGCGTTGGATGTGTTATATCGGCTGAGGCAGGGGGGTGATTAA
- a CDS encoding frataxin domain-containing protein has protein sequence MTEFGRMTPKNEAEKFLACLADVLMSFEALDVDEISEGLSIIVPTGQYLLNYHGVAKQLWLSSPSTGAHHFVYQDSGWVCTRTHQTLLTVLDNELAAFGCSLQGFPLTCN, from the coding sequence ATGACAGAATTTGGTCGCATGACCCCGAAGAATGAAGCTGAAAAATTTCTGGCGTGCTTAGCAGACGTTTTGATGTCTTTTGAGGCTCTGGATGTGGATGAAATTTCAGAAGGCCTTTCGATTATCGTCCCTACCGGTCAGTACCTTTTGAATTACCATGGGGTTGCAAAACAGCTGTGGTTGTCATCGCCTTCGACAGGCGCCCACCATTTTGTTTATCAAGATTCAGGGTGGGTTTGCACCCGCACCCATCAGACTTTACTGACTGTACTGGACAACGAATTAGCTGCCTTTGGTTGTTCCCTTCAAGGGTTCCCATTGACGTGCAACTAG
- a CDS encoding ABC transporter transmembrane domain-containing protein: MQLGPHKNSFQQLAFLKPYFSPYRRQIFLALLALALAAFLVLALGTGVRHFIDQGFLNQPHQNLLSLLLVVFVLIGLLALASFGRTYYVTWLGERVAGNLRQHLFEHLLKLEISFFENTRAGELISRLTTDTGLIQILLGTSAGLAIRNTMMFVGGLGMMVVTSIWLTFLSLLVVPLVILTIRIFGRRVRRFSKLAQDRLADLGGYIDECLNNIRTVQAFTHEDHDRKVFRDTSRKFFVAAVKRTLARSLLASVVIVVVFLAVAGVLWLGATKVSKNEMTVGQLSAFIFYAVVVAGSAGSFSEILGDLHRAAGAAERLLELLSIQPAFHEKSISRTLPSVSTGTVAIHGVSFFYPSYPDRPVLGQITVSVSPGEKLAIVGPPGAGKSTLFSLLMRFYDPQSGSIHFDGVDIKDVNVQALRHRIGLVAQEPVLFSASIFDNILYGRPKATEKEVWQAADCVQLEDFLTTLPHGIHTKVGTKGIRLSGGQKQRIVIARAILRNPSLLLLDEATNALDTPSEQAVQQGLSHLMSTRTTLVIAHSLGTVLNADRIVVMEGGRVRAVGTHAELIGQDELYRRLATLQFADAMSLLGGKALPDVL; this comes from the coding sequence GTGCAACTAGGCCCCCATAAGAACAGTTTCCAACAACTTGCTTTTTTAAAGCCTTACTTTTCGCCTTATCGCCGTCAAATCTTTCTAGCTCTACTGGCCTTAGCCCTAGCGGCCTTTCTGGTTTTGGCACTTGGCACTGGTGTGAGACATTTTATTGATCAGGGGTTTTTGAATCAACCCCATCAAAATTTATTAAGCCTGCTGTTGGTAGTATTTGTGCTGATTGGATTGCTGGCTTTGGCTAGTTTTGGCAGAACTTATTATGTAACTTGGCTGGGCGAAAGGGTTGCCGGTAATCTTCGCCAACATCTTTTTGAGCATCTTTTAAAATTAGAAATCAGCTTTTTTGAGAACACGCGAGCTGGCGAGTTGATATCGCGCTTAACAACCGATACTGGCCTGATTCAAATTCTGTTGGGAACATCAGCTGGCCTTGCCATTCGAAATACGATGATGTTCGTCGGCGGTTTGGGGATGATGGTCGTCACCTCAATATGGTTGACCTTTCTGTCTTTGTTGGTTGTTCCTTTGGTTATTCTTACCATCCGCATTTTTGGTCGTCGCGTTCGCCGTTTTTCCAAATTGGCCCAAGACCGGCTTGCCGATTTAGGGGGTTATATTGATGAATGCTTGAATAACATCCGCACAGTTCAGGCCTTTACCCATGAAGACCATGATAGAAAAGTTTTTCGCGACACTTCTCGAAAATTTTTTGTCGCTGCCGTCAAACGGACGCTAGCACGATCTCTTTTAGCATCCGTTGTGATTGTCGTTGTGTTTTTGGCGGTTGCTGGGGTTTTGTGGTTGGGGGCTACCAAAGTTTCAAAGAATGAAATGACCGTCGGCCAACTGTCAGCCTTTATCTTTTATGCTGTGGTGGTTGCCGGTTCAGCTGGATCGTTCAGTGAAATTTTGGGTGACTTGCATCGAGCCGCTGGGGCCGCTGAGCGGTTGTTGGAGTTGTTATCCATTCAGCCTGCTTTCCATGAGAAGTCTATTTCACGCACCTTGCCCAGCGTTTCAACTGGTACCGTTGCCATTCACGGCGTGTCGTTTTTTTATCCATCATACCCTGATCGACCTGTGTTAGGGCAGATAACAGTATCTGTGTCGCCTGGAGAGAAATTGGCCATTGTCGGGCCACCGGGTGCAGGCAAAAGCACCTTATTTTCATTGTTAATGCGCTTTTACGATCCCCAGTCGGGATCCATTCATTTTGACGGCGTGGATATTAAAGATGTCAATGTTCAAGCTTTAAGACACCGCATTGGATTGGTGGCGCAAGAACCGGTTTTATTTTCGGCCAGTATTTTTGACAACATTCTGTATGGGCGACCGAAAGCCACTGAAAAGGAAGTTTGGCAAGCAGCTGATTGTGTTCAATTAGAGGATTTTCTGACCACCTTGCCCCACGGCATTCATACCAAAGTCGGTACCAAGGGTATTCGTCTGTCAGGCGGGCAAAAACAACGAATCGTTATTGCACGGGCCATTTTACGAAACCCTAGTCTATTGTTGTTGGACGAGGCCACAAACGCTTTGGATACCCCCAGCGAACAGGCTGTTCAACAAGGCCTAAGCCATTTGATGTCAACCCGGACAACCCTTGTGATTGCGCACAGTCTGGGCACCGTTTTAAATGCTGACCGCATTGTTGTCATGGAAGGTGGCCGGGTTCGGGCCGTTGGCACCCATGCAGAGCTGATCGGCCAAGACGAACTGTATCGTCGCCTGGCCACCTTGCAATTTGCCGATGCCATGTCGTTGTTGGGCGGGAAAGCTCTGCCTGATGTTCTTTAA
- the topA gene encoding type I DNA topoisomerase — MSKNIVVVESPAKAKTINRYLGNDFVVLASYGHVRDLAAKNGSVNPDDGFSMTWETNDRSEKQLKEIIKAVKGADNLYLATDPDREGEAISWHVQKVLEERNVLKGTTVQRIVFNEITKSAVQQSLKQPRQVDMALVEAYLARRALDYLVGFTLSPVLWRKLPGSRSAGRVQSVALRLIVEREQEIEAFKSQEYWTITAVLLNPKNQAFQARLTHHHGKKLDKFDIPTQDVADKIVTAIKPEDLTVIEVEKKQVKRHPAAPFITSTLQQEASRKLGFGTSRTMQIAQRLYEGVDIAGETTGLITYMRTDSVIMSKDAIAEGREFLLKAYGKEYVPDQPRQFKSKVKNAQEAHEAIRPTLLSRRPQEVAAYLDDAQYKLYDLIWKRTLASQMESAVFDQVGVDVANAAKKTIFRATGSTQVFDGFLKLYQEGVDDEPEAPEGDSLLPPLNQNDKIEKQSITPNQHFTQPPPRFSEASLVKKLEELGIGRPSTYASLIQVLQDRDYVRLEKKQFTPEDRGRLVTSFLVHFFKKYVEYDFTAHLEEQLDEISAGQQSWQTVMSTFWKDFYKTVEDTQPLRVTEVIDKLEQDLSQYLFQDLPKEQRLCPSCHEGTISLKLGKFGAFLGCSRYPDCKHTKPLGSSKDESPEGGFESNEPKLIGVDPDTKENILLKKGPYGPYLEWEGSDVVIAETAPEEETAPEEEATPKKGKKKPAKKKPAKPKPKRVSIPAGFDKDGITLEIAVKLKELPKQIGLHPETSELLVLGIGRFGPYVKHGSLFASIPKSESVLDISFEKACQLVDAKAKRPAKARRIIPAKKVTRTAAKK, encoded by the coding sequence TTGAGCAAGAATATTGTGGTAGTGGAATCGCCAGCCAAAGCAAAAACGATTAACCGTTATTTAGGGAATGACTTTGTGGTACTTGCCAGTTACGGGCATGTCCGTGATTTGGCGGCTAAGAATGGATCTGTGAATCCTGACGATGGGTTTTCCATGACCTGGGAAACAAACGATCGATCTGAAAAACAACTAAAAGAGATCATTAAAGCCGTTAAAGGGGCTGACAACCTTTACCTAGCGACCGACCCTGACAGAGAGGGGGAGGCTATTTCCTGGCACGTTCAAAAAGTGCTTGAAGAGAGAAACGTTTTAAAAGGCACCACTGTTCAACGCATTGTCTTTAATGAAATCACCAAGTCGGCTGTTCAACAATCGCTAAAACAGCCACGTCAAGTTGATATGGCTTTGGTCGAGGCCTACCTAGCCCGCCGCGCCTTAGATTATTTAGTGGGTTTTACCCTATCACCGGTGTTGTGGCGTAAATTACCCGGATCACGATCTGCTGGACGCGTGCAATCGGTAGCTTTGCGGCTAATTGTTGAACGGGAACAAGAAATAGAGGCCTTTAAAAGCCAAGAATACTGGACAATCACCGCCGTTCTGTTGAACCCAAAAAACCAAGCTTTCCAGGCCCGCTTAACCCACCACCACGGGAAAAAACTGGATAAGTTTGATATTCCAACGCAAGACGTTGCTGACAAAATTGTTACGGCCATCAAACCAGAAGATTTAACAGTTATTGAGGTTGAGAAGAAGCAGGTTAAGCGTCACCCAGCGGCCCCCTTTATCACGTCCACCTTGCAGCAAGAGGCATCGCGTAAATTAGGGTTTGGCACCAGCCGCACCATGCAAATTGCCCAACGGTTATATGAAGGGGTAGACATCGCTGGCGAGACCACCGGTCTGATCACCTATATGCGTACCGACAGCGTCATTATGTCAAAAGATGCAATCGCAGAAGGCAGAGAGTTTTTGTTGAAGGCTTACGGCAAAGAATACGTGCCAGACCAACCCCGACAGTTTAAAAGCAAGGTTAAAAACGCGCAAGAGGCCCATGAAGCCATTCGCCCCACCTTATTGTCGCGCCGTCCCCAAGAAGTAGCCGCCTATTTGGATGATGCCCAATACAAGTTGTACGACCTTATTTGGAAGCGTACGCTGGCCTCACAAATGGAAAGCGCTGTCTTTGATCAAGTGGGCGTTGATGTGGCCAATGCTGCCAAAAAAACCATCTTTCGGGCAACCGGCTCAACTCAGGTTTTTGATGGATTCTTGAAGTTATATCAAGAAGGCGTGGATGATGAACCCGAGGCGCCAGAAGGGGACAGCTTGCTGCCTCCTTTGAACCAAAATGATAAAATTGAAAAACAATCGATTACGCCCAACCAGCATTTTACCCAGCCCCCGCCGCGTTTCTCGGAAGCCAGCTTGGTTAAAAAGTTGGAAGAACTGGGGATTGGCCGTCCCTCAACGTACGCGTCTCTGATTCAAGTGCTGCAAGACCGTGACTATGTGCGCCTGGAGAAAAAGCAATTTACACCTGAAGACCGTGGACGATTGGTAACTTCCTTCTTGGTTCACTTCTTTAAGAAATATGTGGAATACGATTTCACAGCCCATTTGGAAGAACAGCTGGATGAAATATCCGCTGGGCAACAATCGTGGCAGACGGTTATGTCGACCTTCTGGAAAGATTTTTATAAGACCGTCGAGGACACCCAACCCCTGCGTGTCACCGAAGTGATCGACAAATTAGAACAAGATCTCAGCCAGTATTTGTTTCAAGATTTACCCAAAGAACAACGCTTATGCCCCAGCTGTCACGAGGGCACCATCAGCTTGAAGTTGGGCAAGTTTGGGGCCTTCCTGGGTTGTTCCCGTTATCCGGATTGTAAGCATACAAAACCTTTGGGGAGCAGCAAGGATGAATCGCCAGAGGGTGGCTTTGAATCAAACGAGCCAAAACTTATTGGCGTTGACCCAGATACCAAAGAAAACATTTTGTTGAAAAAAGGTCCCTATGGCCCCTATTTAGAATGGGAAGGCAGCGACGTCGTTATTGCCGAGACAGCGCCAGAGGAAGAGACTGCACCAGAAGAAGAGGCAACGCCAAAAAAGGGAAAGAAAAAACCGGCTAAGAAGAAACCGGCCAAACCAAAACCCAAACGCGTGTCGATTCCCGCCGGCTTTGATAAGGATGGGATCACCCTTGAGATAGCGGTTAAATTAAAGGAACTTCCCAAACAAATCGGCCTGCACCCAGAAACATCAGAACTCCTGGTCTTAGGCATTGGGCGTTTTGGGCCTTATGTAAAACACGGTAGCTTATTTGCATCGATCCCCAAAAGTGAGAGCGTTCTTGACATAAGCTTTGAAAAAGCCTGCCAGCTGGTGGATGCAAAAGCAAAAAGGCCGGCAAAGGCCCGGCGGATCATTCCTGCCAAAAAAGTAACTCGGACTGCGGCGAAGAAGTAA
- a CDS encoding ComF family protein: MFTHKLLNILIPPRCVNCGDSVDIDHALCAVCWKEITFITEPFCETCGQPLEYATSGKGNTTQCMVCHQYPPPYDRGRSLVIYNDAAKKLILRFKHGDSTHLAPSFAAWMKTCEADFFKEADYLIPVPLHWTRLLQRRYNQAALLAMAFIKVIENKPVYAPFMLRRKRRTVSQGHKTIQQRHENVSQAFVVPTCYQNRLKDKGVILIDDVMTTGATLQECARTLKQVGCKKVFILTIARALKGH, from the coding sequence ATGTTTACTCACAAACTTCTTAATATTCTTATCCCACCGCGATGTGTGAACTGCGGAGACAGCGTTGACATTGATCATGCATTATGTGCTGTCTGTTGGAAGGAAATAACCTTTATTACAGAGCCGTTTTGCGAAACATGCGGTCAGCCCCTTGAATATGCTACGTCTGGTAAAGGTAATACTACACAATGCATGGTGTGTCACCAGTATCCGCCCCCTTACGATAGGGGTCGTTCCCTTGTTATTTATAACGATGCAGCCAAAAAATTAATTTTACGTTTTAAACATGGGGACTCAACTCATTTGGCCCCCTCCTTTGCCGCCTGGATGAAGACATGTGAGGCTGATTTTTTTAAAGAGGCAGATTATCTGATTCCTGTACCCTTGCATTGGACCCGCCTTTTGCAACGGCGTTATAATCAGGCTGCCTTATTGGCCATGGCTTTTATAAAGGTTATCGAAAATAAGCCTGTTTATGCGCCTTTCATGTTAAGGCGGAAGCGTCGCACCGTTTCTCAAGGGCATAAAACTATTCAACAGCGTCACGAGAATGTGAGTCAGGCTTTTGTTGTCCCGACCTGCTATCAAAACAGGCTAAAGGATAAAGGCGTTATTTTAATTGATGATGTCATGACCACAGGCGCCACCCTTCAGGAATGCGCCCGGACCCTAAAGCAAGTGGGATGCAAAAAGGTTTTTATTTTAACAATAGCAAGGGCGCTTAAGGGGCATTAA
- a CDS encoding cell cycle transcriptional regulator TrcR, producing the protein MAQPLMPKGTAIWLIENTALNFDQIADFCGFHSLEIQALADNESSVSMVGFDPIASSQLTLEEIRRCENDPTARLSLRPIVDADNILGKKKGRYTPVSKRQDRPDAIAWLLKYYPEMSEPQICRLLGTTKPMIRSIKSKTHWNSANIKPHNPVQVGLCTQQELDQVLAEINRKSVEV; encoded by the coding sequence ATGGCTCAGCCCTTGATGCCAAAAGGAACGGCTATTTGGTTAATCGAAAACACAGCGTTGAACTTTGACCAGATCGCTGATTTTTGCGGGTTTCACAGCCTAGAGATACAAGCCCTGGCTGATAACGAGTCATCAGTTAGCATGGTTGGATTTGATCCCATTGCTTCTTCCCAGCTTACCTTGGAAGAAATCAGACGGTGCGAAAATGATCCTACAGCGCGACTTTCCTTGCGTCCCATAGTTGATGCTGACAACATATTGGGTAAGAAAAAGGGGCGTTATACCCCCGTATCGAAACGACAAGATCGACCTGATGCGATTGCTTGGCTGTTAAAATATTATCCCGAAATGTCGGAGCCACAGATTTGTCGCCTGTTGGGCACCACCAAGCCGATGATCCGTTCTATTAAGAGCAAGACTCACTGGAACAGCGCCAATATTAAGCCCCACAATCCTGTTCAAGTTGGTTTATGTACACAGCAAGAGCTTGATCAAGTGCTGGCCGAGATTAACAGAAAATCTGTTGAGGTTTAG